From a region of the Cryomorphaceae bacterium genome:
- a CDS encoding TonB-dependent receptor, which produces MLLFLGMGGVWSHVHGQIIKVLDSETEEPLEMVTLMSDAPLVLETTNAKGEVDISAFRGTRQIVVRRLGYRTEITNYTALNEVGGEILLKSTVRQFDEVVVSATRWSQPAQNVPSRITSITARDVALYNPQTAADLLGSSGEVFIQKSQQGGGSPMIRGFSANRLLYTVDGVRMNTAIFRSGNLQNVISLDPLAIENTEVLFGPGSIMYGSDAIGGVMAFATLAPQFSTNDKVLVKGKALSRFSSANNESTHHFDVNVGWKKWASVTSFTYSEFGDLRMGRHGPEEYLKHYTVQRIDSVDRVVQNPDPLVQSPSGYSQVNMMQKIRFKPNEHWDFQYGFHYSETSGFPRYDRLIETTGNGLPRSAVWNYGPQVWMMNNLHVSHTQPTFLYDGMSLRLAHQYFEESRIDRRFNHHRLRTQLEEVQAYSVNLDFEKKINKHQLFYGVEYVLNDVQSTASAVDIRNGNPMAVPDRYPDSQWSSYAAYLNYQYPLSEKFLMQAGARVNGFNIRSDFTRHLEFFPFDFTSSRLQNGATNGSIGAVYRPTDQWKISANLSSGFRAPNVDDIGKIFDFTAGQVIVPNTNLTAEYAYNAELNVSRIFGDVLKLDFTAFYTYLDNAMVRRAFQVNGQDSIVFNGEMSQVFAIQNAAFGTVFGFNAGAEFKLPGGFSLTSNYNFQRGEEEMENGDVSRSRHAAPAFGITRLTFRKEKLMMQLYAVYSAQVSFENLNEEERQKPFIYATDNNGNPYSPGWYTLNFKAMIRLLEKFSVTAGVENITDQRYRPYSSGLVAPGRNMFITLRADF; this is translated from the coding sequence ATGCTCTTGTTTTTGGGGATGGGGGGCGTCTGGTCCCATGTTCACGGCCAGATCATTAAGGTTCTGGACAGCGAAACGGAAGAGCCTTTGGAGATGGTGACCCTGATGAGTGATGCTCCTCTGGTATTGGAAACCACCAACGCCAAAGGAGAAGTTGATATTTCGGCTTTTCGCGGCACGCGGCAAATTGTGGTGAGGCGATTGGGCTACAGAACGGAAATCACCAACTATACTGCACTTAATGAGGTAGGCGGAGAGATTCTGTTGAAGTCCACGGTCAGGCAGTTTGACGAGGTAGTGGTGTCGGCAACCCGGTGGAGCCAGCCTGCGCAAAACGTTCCGTCGCGTATAACATCCATTACAGCGCGGGATGTTGCCCTCTACAATCCGCAAACCGCCGCCGATTTGCTCGGTTCATCGGGCGAAGTATTTATCCAGAAAAGCCAGCAAGGAGGAGGAAGCCCGATGATTCGGGGCTTTTCGGCCAACAGACTGCTGTACACCGTGGATGGCGTGCGAATGAACACGGCTATTTTCAGGTCGGGCAATCTCCAAAACGTTATTTCACTCGATCCGCTTGCCATCGAAAACACCGAAGTGCTCTTTGGCCCGGGTTCCATCATGTACGGCAGCGATGCCATTGGAGGGGTAATGGCCTTTGCCACCCTTGCGCCGCAATTCTCAACCAACGACAAAGTCCTCGTGAAGGGAAAAGCCCTGAGCCGCTTTTCATCGGCCAATAATGAGTCCACCCATCATTTCGACGTGAATGTAGGCTGGAAAAAATGGGCGTCGGTTACGAGCTTTACGTACTCTGAATTTGGTGACCTGAGAATGGGGCGTCACGGCCCCGAGGAGTACCTCAAGCACTACACCGTACAGCGCATTGACAGCGTTGATCGCGTGGTGCAGAATCCCGACCCTCTGGTGCAGTCGCCTTCGGGCTACTCACAAGTCAACATGATGCAAAAAATCCGTTTCAAGCCCAACGAGCACTGGGATTTTCAGTACGGCTTTCATTATTCAGAAACCTCCGGCTTTCCGCGATACGACCGGCTCATTGAAACCACCGGTAACGGTTTACCGCGCTCGGCTGTGTGGAATTACGGACCTCAGGTATGGATGATGAACAACCTGCACGTATCGCACACGCAACCCACGTTTCTGTACGACGGTATGAGCCTGCGACTGGCACACCAGTATTTTGAGGAAAGCCGGATTGACCGACGCTTCAACCATCACCGCTTGCGCACACAACTGGAAGAAGTTCAGGCCTACTCCGTAAACCTGGATTTTGAGAAGAAAATCAACAAGCACCAACTATTCTACGGGGTGGAATATGTGTTGAATGATGTGCAGTCAACAGCGTCGGCCGTGGATATACGCAACGGTAACCCCATGGCTGTTCCCGACCGCTATCCGGATTCGCAATGGAGCAGCTACGCCGCCTACCTCAATTACCAGTACCCTCTTTCAGAAAAATTTCTGATGCAGGCCGGTGCCAGGGTAAATGGCTTTAACATTCGCTCTGACTTTACCCGTCACCTTGAGTTTTTCCCTTTTGACTTTACCAGTTCAAGACTTCAAAATGGCGCCACCAACGGAAGCATTGGCGCTGTGTACAGACCTACCGATCAGTGGAAAATCAGCGCCAACCTCAGCTCGGGTTTTCGGGCTCCCAATGTAGATGACATCGGGAAGATTTTTGATTTCACCGCCGGACAAGTCATCGTTCCCAACACCAACCTCACGGCAGAATACGCTTACAATGCCGAGCTGAATGTTTCGCGAATTTTTGGCGATGTGCTCAAACTCGATTTCACCGCATTTTACACCTACCTCGACAATGCGATGGTGCGCAGGGCATTTCAGGTAAACGGGCAGGACAGCATCGTGTTCAACGGCGAAATGAGTCAGGTTTTTGCCATTCAAAATGCGGCCTTCGGTACCGTTTTCGGGTTTAATGCGGGTGCGGAATTCAAGCTTCCGGGAGGTTTCAGTCTTACTTCGAATTACAACTTCCAGCGGGGTGAGGAAGAAATGGAAAATGGTGATGTTTCGCGCTCGCGACACGCCGCGCCAGCCTTTGGAATTACACGACTTACCTTTAGAAAGGAAAAGCTGATGATGCAGCTCTACGCGGTGTATAGCGCCCAGGTGAGTTTTGAAAACCTCAACGAGGAAGAGCGGCAAAAACCCTTTATTTACGCCACCGATAACAATGGTAATCCCTACTCCCCGGGGTGGTACACCTTGAATTTTAAGGCAATGATTCGCTTACTCGAAAAGTTCTCAGTAACAGCCGGAGTAGAGAACATCACCGATCAGCGCTACCGGCCATACAGCTCGGGCTTGGTAGCTCCCGGACGCAACATGTTTATCACCCTTCGCGCAGACTTTTAG
- a CDS encoding thiol peroxidase, with protein sequence MAQITLKGNSINTIGNLPQKGQTLPDFQLVRKDLSSVSAADFKGKRVVLNIFPSIDTGVCATSVRKFNEKAAHLNNTAVLCVSRDLPFAQARFCGAEGIENAETLSDFRTGEFGKAFGVEMTDGPLQNLHSRAVVVADENGVILHTEQVNDIVEEPDYDAALAVLK encoded by the coding sequence ATGGCACAAATCACACTCAAAGGAAACAGCATAAACACCATTGGCAACCTACCGCAAAAAGGACAAACCCTGCCTGATTTTCAGCTGGTGCGTAAAGACCTGTCGTCAGTTTCGGCAGCCGACTTCAAGGGCAAGAGAGTCGTTTTAAATATTTTCCCGAGCATTGATACCGGCGTTTGTGCCACGTCAGTGCGCAAATTCAACGAAAAGGCAGCACATCTCAACAACACGGCCGTGCTATGTGTGTCACGCGACTTACCCTTTGCCCAGGCGCGATTTTGCGGCGCAGAAGGAATTGAAAACGCAGAGACCTTGTCTGATTTCCGCACCGGTGAATTCGGCAAAGCCTTCGGCGTGGAAATGACGGATGGCCCCCTTCAGAATCTTCACTCCAGAGCGGTTGTTGTTGCCGACGAAAATGGTGTGATACTGCATACTGAACAGGTAAACGACATTGTAGAAGAACCCGATTACGATGCAGCGCTGGCTGTTTTGAAATAA
- a CDS encoding PKD domain-containing protein: protein MMENLYYQKLPILRVMNQMKHLLLAGLLICGNALHAQFTLSLADHYPSIGDEVYYTSFIDMAEPLPITGGGADLVWDFSEYVDGIQLLYEYIPVSQGLFPNDYPNSNWVERGQGYSNGSFSTGENYYSLGAQGVALEGQFIEGFGKVDYSIPRLTYPFPMNFGDVAADNWLATGFNDASGEEDTRTGQSTFEFDGYGTLILPHITLEDVVRVRTVNEQVIDLGPAAITFVDTIIVWYSQDFNHYVASYTKGEYIGFPGNDIITLQFIRNPEEIILVPELDISVSTPTACDGDCLTYTNLSDDGVIANAEEVSWLWTFPGGAPATSTAQNPGNVCYQEPGTYDVILEVTLDGLTFTETFPEMVAVVEGCGPIANFDYTPIVCLGQCYDFTNTSSNAVEYFWTFEGAATSISQEFSPTDICYLDQTGIYNVTLTVANANGSSTSITQQITVVNPPNVNAGPDQTIIQGTTTTLSAIAGNGTGNFIWQPFEDVTCFSCPATTTYPLNETTTFVVFYEQSGGCQSSDTVTVFVEESFGFGIPNSFSPNGDGVNDVLFVRGSNITRMNFVVYNRYGEEMFSTTDQSKGWDGTKNGRELNAGVFGYYLEVFQLDGTRHEVKGDVTMVR, encoded by the coding sequence ATGATGGAAAATCTCTATTACCAGAAACTGCCTATCTTGCGCGTCATGAACCAAATGAAACACCTACTCCTCGCTGGATTATTGATTTGCGGCAATGCGCTCCACGCTCAGTTTACGCTTTCTTTAGCGGATCATTACCCGTCTATTGGTGATGAAGTATATTACACGAGCTTCATCGATATGGCTGAGCCGCTTCCCATCACCGGGGGCGGGGCCGATTTGGTCTGGGATTTTTCAGAATATGTAGACGGCATTCAGTTGCTCTACGAGTACATTCCTGTCTCTCAGGGTTTGTTTCCAAATGACTACCCCAATAGCAACTGGGTTGAAAGAGGACAGGGATATTCAAACGGCAGTTTCAGTACAGGAGAGAACTATTACTCCTTGGGCGCACAGGGTGTAGCGCTTGAGGGACAGTTTATTGAAGGTTTTGGAAAGGTAGATTACTCTATACCCCGATTGACTTACCCTTTTCCAATGAATTTTGGGGATGTAGCAGCTGATAACTGGTTGGCGACTGGTTTCAATGATGCCAGCGGCGAGGAGGACACCAGAACAGGTCAGAGCACCTTTGAATTCGATGGATACGGTACGCTTATTCTTCCCCACATTACCCTCGAAGATGTGGTCAGAGTGCGGACGGTGAACGAACAAGTGATAGACCTGGGTCCAGCGGCCATCACCTTTGTGGACACGATCATAGTTTGGTACTCACAGGACTTCAATCACTACGTTGCATCCTATACGAAAGGTGAATACATTGGATTTCCCGGAAACGACATTATAACGCTCCAGTTTATTCGTAATCCTGAGGAGATTATTCTTGTTCCCGAACTGGATATTTCAGTTTCAACGCCCACTGCATGCGATGGTGATTGCCTGACCTACACCAATCTCTCGGATGATGGTGTAATAGCCAACGCCGAAGAAGTGAGCTGGCTATGGACGTTTCCCGGAGGAGCGCCGGCCACATCAACCGCTCAAAACCCGGGTAATGTGTGTTATCAGGAGCCAGGTACCTATGATGTGATTCTGGAAGTAACCCTCGATGGCTTAACTTTCACAGAGACTTTTCCAGAAATGGTTGCCGTTGTAGAAGGCTGCGGCCCCATTGCCAACTTTGATTATACACCCATCGTTTGCCTTGGGCAATGCTACGATTTTACCAACACAAGCAGCAACGCCGTTGAGTACTTCTGGACCTTTGAAGGTGCGGCCACCTCCATTTCTCAGGAATTCAGCCCAACCGATATCTGCTACCTCGATCAAACAGGCATCTACAACGTTACCCTTACCGTAGCCAACGCCAACGGCAGCAGCACCAGCATCACCCAGCAAATTACCGTGGTCAATCCGCCCAACGTAAACGCAGGGCCCGATCAAACCATCATCCAGGGAACTACAACCACGCTGAGCGCCATTGCCGGCAACGGAACCGGCAACTTTATCTGGCAGCCTTTTGAAGATGTAACCTGCTTTTCGTGCCCGGCAACCACCACCTATCCACTCAACGAAACCACCACTTTTGTGGTGTTTTATGAACAGTCAGGAGGTTGTCAATCGTCTGATACCGTTACCGTTTTTGTAGAGGAGTCTTTTGGTTTTGGAATCCCCAACTCGTTTTCACCCAATGGCGATGGTGTAAACGACGTGCTGTTTGTGCGCGGCAGCAACATCACCCGGATGAATTTTGTGGTGTACAATCGCTACGGCGAAGAGATGTTTTCTACCACCGATCAAAGCAAAGGCTGGGACGGCACCAAGAATGGCCGCGAGTTGAACGCAGGCGTGTTTGGTTACTACCTCGAGGTTTTTCAGCTCGACGGCACAAGGCATGAAGTGAAGGGCGATGTGACGATGGTGCGTTAA
- a CDS encoding transglutaminase family protein — protein sequence MWINNLNTSVILTLRHYLAVVAFLSLPAVLLAQPNFFDHSRTNEPTWIKRHFVMEHADSLMDFNSHQSLNYRLNVERESSAVLHFRIEVKSELPKPDDSYPLAYVPEQIALYTRPSRYINSSHPTIVNLADSLLKSAQVNLQHELVWLVIRYTGGRLSWGDPSALPSATDAYESRVANCIGFTHLPAAILRHLGVPCRTVRTFMGLNLTPHYLLEVYYPSEDNWVTYDAQTGVPLPDNIALYTHHDWDFEGQRRTRPMVTDPNITVYIGH from the coding sequence ATGTGGATTAACAATTTGAATACAAGCGTGATTTTGACCCTGCGCCACTACCTTGCTGTGGTCGCATTTTTGAGCCTTCCGGCTGTTCTGCTGGCCCAGCCGAATTTTTTTGACCACTCACGGACAAATGAGCCAACCTGGATCAAACGCCATTTTGTGATGGAACACGCCGATTCGCTGATGGATTTCAACAGCCACCAATCACTGAATTACAGGCTGAATGTTGAGCGCGAAAGCAGTGCGGTGCTTCACTTCAGAATTGAGGTAAAAAGCGAGCTTCCAAAGCCCGATGATTCTTATCCGCTTGCGTACGTCCCCGAACAGATTGCGCTGTATACGCGTCCTTCGAGGTACATTAACAGCAGCCATCCAACCATCGTCAACCTTGCCGACTCGCTCTTGAAATCGGCACAGGTTAATCTGCAACACGAGTTGGTTTGGCTGGTCATTCGCTACACGGGCGGACGACTCTCCTGGGGAGACCCCTCGGCGCTGCCCTCTGCCACAGATGCCTATGAAAGCAGGGTAGCCAATTGCATCGGCTTTACCCATTTGCCGGCCGCCATCCTTCGGCATCTGGGTGTACCTTGCCGTACAGTTCGCACCTTTATGGGGTTGAACCTCACGCCGCATTACCTGCTGGAGGTATATTACCCCAGCGAAGACAATTGGGTAACCTACGATGCTCAAACCGGAGTGCCATTGCCCGATAACATTGCACTTTACACCCATCACGATTGGGATTTTGAAGGCCAGAGAAGAACCCGGCCGATGGTTACGGATCCCAATATCACCGTTTATATCGGGCATTAG